The Xanthomonas sontii genome contains a region encoding:
- a CDS encoding LysR substrate-binding domain-containing protein, with protein MRPTTFDLDALRSFVAGVELGSFAKAAERRGRSTSAISAQLKKLEEQAGQPVLRRQGRGLALTEAGEALLGYARRLLELNDEAVVALQDTALQGWVRLGLQEDFGEHMLPDVLGRFARAHPQVRIEARIARHQELLARVEAGQLDLALAWDSGAASAHRQAQAAWPLRWIAAGDRSAPDVADWSGAAPLPLVMLEAPCLLRTAATTALDRAGIPWRIAFTSASLGGVWAAVRAGLGITLRTPAGVPAGLALLAPGAGGLPALPALGLSLHRAVAVPPPAVARLAEILQQRLQAAHAALVGDG; from the coding sequence ATGCGCCCCACCACCTTCGACCTCGACGCGCTGCGCAGCTTCGTCGCCGGCGTGGAGTTGGGCAGCTTCGCCAAGGCGGCCGAGCGCCGCGGGCGCTCCACCTCTGCGATCAGCGCACAGCTGAAGAAGCTGGAGGAGCAGGCCGGGCAGCCGGTGCTGCGCCGCCAGGGCCGCGGCCTGGCCCTGACCGAGGCCGGCGAAGCCTTGCTGGGCTACGCGCGGCGGCTGCTCGAGCTCAACGATGAGGCGGTCGTGGCCCTGCAGGACACGGCGCTGCAAGGCTGGGTGCGGCTGGGCCTGCAGGAGGACTTCGGCGAGCACATGCTGCCGGACGTGCTCGGGCGTTTCGCCCGCGCCCACCCGCAGGTGCGGATCGAAGCGCGCATCGCCCGCCACCAGGAACTGCTGGCGCGGGTGGAGGCCGGGCAACTGGATCTGGCCCTGGCCTGGGACTCCGGCGCAGCCTCGGCGCATCGGCAGGCACAAGCGGCGTGGCCGCTGCGCTGGATCGCCGCAGGCGACCGCAGCGCGCCGGACGTGGCCGACTGGAGCGGCGCGGCGCCATTGCCATTGGTGATGCTGGAAGCCCCCTGCCTGCTGCGCACGGCCGCGACCACCGCCCTGGACCGCGCCGGCATCCCATGGCGCATCGCCTTCACCAGCGCCAGCCTCGGCGGCGTATGGGCGGCGGTCCGCGCCGGATTGGGCATCACCCTGCGCACCCCGGCCGGGGTGCCGGCCGGACTGGCCTTGCTGGCGCCCGGCGCCGGCGGCCTGCCCGCGTTGCCGGCGCTAGGGCTGAGCCTGCATCGCGCGGTCGCCGTGCCGCCGCCGGCGGTGGCGCGGCTGGCGGAGATCCTGCAACAACGCCTGCAGGCGGCGCATGCAGCGCTGGTCGGGGATGGCTGA